The genome window TGGCGTTGGTCGAAGCCAAATTCAAGGATATGAAGTTGTACTGGCTGGTGGACGTGGGCGAAAGCCGGGTGTACAGTGCCAAGTTCTTTGCTTACGGCGGCAAGGTGTCCGTCGGCATTTGCGAACAGTTGTGCGCCATGGTCAAGGGGCTGACCCTCGACGAAGCCTGTTCCCTTCTGGGAGCTGATGTCGAGCGTGCCCTGCGTGACGATCCGGATGAACCGGCGGTGCCGGAGTCCAAGAAAACCGCGTTCGGCAATGTTCCGGAACTGCTCAAGATCATCAAGGAAAAGTTCCCCGAAGCCCAGGCCGTGGCCCAGGCCTCCACGTCCATCAAGGACAGCGGCGCCGGCAAACCGAAAAGCGCCCGCGAGTTGACCATGCAGGAGCAGGCGTGGATGGATTTGGACGAAGCCGACCAGATCAAACAGGTGGATCTGGTGCTGGATGAAAAAGTCCGCCCGGCATTGATGGCCGACGGCGGCAATATACAGGTTATGGAAGTGGTTGACGGCGAGCGGGTTCTCGTCCAGTATCAAGGGGCTTGCGGTAGTTGCGGCTCCTCGCTGGGGGCCACCCTGTCGTTTATCGAGCGGACTCTCAGGCAGGAGCTTTACGGCGACCTGCAGGTCGTCCCCAATATGTAACACGTTTATCGAATCCGTCTCTTAAGGAGTTGGAATATATGTC of Nitrospina watsonii contains these proteins:
- a CDS encoding NifU family protein gives rise to the protein MSVAEEKFSAKFEEAASKPKHRGAFYQEDATEKGMALVEAKFKDMKLYWLVDVGESRVYSAKFFAYGGKVSVGICEQLCAMVKGLTLDEACSLLGADVERALRDDPDEPAVPESKKTAFGNVPELLKIIKEKFPEAQAVAQASTSIKDSGAGKPKSARELTMQEQAWMDLDEADQIKQVDLVLDEKVRPALMADGGNIQVMEVVDGERVLVQYQGACGSCGSSLGATLSFIERTLRQELYGDLQVVPNM